From the Vespa velutina chromosome 16, iVesVel2.1, whole genome shotgun sequence genome, one window contains:
- the LOC124954868 gene encoding glycerate kinase-like: MSTQQKKKQKKKQKKKQKEFDPIKEEERAKRIATIEKKRQDVISIVKESLAKRLSEKLALKKYRSDKEERAEKKIITDAKKSESEKQMLQIRECMSTIIEAGIKSVYTSVIVPKKIKYDGKSTLTIKEVKYKLKNNLHIVGWGREALMMSSAFERIVGKQLKKGWMVIPRKSVFMMWTFPEAFPKLDSRITYIEGGTDGKPDDKAIQATRKITEYCKKLKKKDILIVMLSHDIDDLLCCPRDTITLTDKFRLLNRLKQLNATTEEINIVRNKLSAIRGGDLARLAYPAKIIILITSDVADEPVDFIGGGPCTYHHKGEEAFTILTKYNLISKISQSVRNLIQETVPPETAADSQLDNQQKYKFVQSYVIACNADAIECMATTTYTYGLLPVKLNSVCSGTIEEFAREYVKMASLMILAVEGKITKFEMYEMMKDSTVCPLTDQKVREIFPLKEEWALGLCLLLGGRPTIELRSNNGKGGPNQELALYFARYWHLRTEQYPILRMYTVWFLGGSSYGRDGNTDAAGAFGYKNLYTDIYPKYNKINDKYRDAHLEWINLVDKMATDEEILNARGKVNDLDKIRKMYAAILPDKVLNENNTNLLLRSVNDGDELLELKSGNYYNFTNVGDIYVIRIVRFQCNCDGLCHIDELCDDKECLSNRTASINEEINLSFCGKIDGPKNS; encoded by the exons ATGTCCACCcagcaaaagaaaaagcaaaagaaaaagcaaaagaaaaagcaaaaggaatTTGATccaattaaagaagaagaaagagctAAAAGAATTGCgacgatcgaaaagaaaagacaagatgTTATAAGTATCGTGAAAGAATCTTTAGCAAAGAGACTTTCCGAAAAATTGGCATTAAAAAAGTATCGTTCtgataaagaggaaagagcggaaaaaaaaattattacagatGCCAAAAAATCGGAAAGTGAAAAACAAATGCTACAG ataCGAGAGTGTATGAGTACGATTATAGAAGCTGGTATAAAATCTGTTTATACATCTGTAATCGTAccaaagaagataaaatacgATGGGAAATCAACGTTAACTATCAAAGAAGTAAAGTATAAATTAAAGAACAACTTACACATTGTTGGTTGGGGTAGAGAAGCTCTTATGATGAGTTCAGCATTTGAAAGGATCGTTGGGAAACAATTGAAAAAGGGATGGATGGTGATCCCTCGGAAATCGGTGTTTATGATGTGGACTTTCCCAGAAGCATTTCCTAAGCTCGATAGTCGTATAACTTACATTGAAGGTGGCACCGATGGGAAACCAGACGATAAAGCAATTCAGGCTACTCGAAAAATTACAGAGTATTGCaagaagttaaagaaaaaagacattcTGATAGTCATGTTGTCTCATGATATCGACGATCTTTTGTGTTGTCCAAGAGATACGATTACATTGACAGATAAATTTAGATTGTTGAATAGATTGAAACAATTAAATGCTACTACAGAGGAAATCAATATCGTGAGAAATAAATTGTCAGCTATAAGAG gtGGTGATCTAGCTCGTCTAGCTTATCCAgcgaaaattatcattttgatcACGTCCGATGTAGCGGACGAACCGGTGGATTTTATTGGAGGTGGTCCATGTACTTACCATCACAAGGGTGAGGAAGCATTCACTATATTGACAAAGTACAATTTGATCAGTAAAATATCTCAAAGCGTTCGTAATTTAATACAAGAGACCGTACCACCGGAAACCGCTGCGGATAGCCAATTGGACAATCaacagaaatataaatttgtccaGTCTTACGTGATAGCTTGCAATGCCGATGCTATAGAATGTATGGCGACTACGACCTACACTTACGGTTTATTACCCGTTAAACTTAATTCTGTTTGTTCCGGTACAATTGAAGAATTCGCTAGGGAATACGTGAAAATGGCCTCGTTAATGATACTAGCTGTCGAGGGAAAGATCACTAAATTCGAGATGTACGAAATGATGAAAGACAGCACAGTTTGTCCATTGACCGATCAAAAAGTTAGAGAGATATTTCCTTTGAAGGAAGAATGGGCATTAGGATTGTGTCTTTTATTAGGAGGTAGACCAACGATCGAACTTCGTTCGAATAATGGAAAAGGTGGTCCCAATCAAGAGCTTGCTCTTTACTTTGCGCGATATTGGCACTTGCGTACTGAGCAATATCCAATTTTGAGAATGTACACCGTCTGGTTTCTCGGTGGAAGTTCTTATGGTCGAGATGGTAATACGGACGCAGCCGGTGCCTTTGGCTATAAGAACCTTTATACCGACATTTATccaaaatataacaaaatcaaCGATAAGTATAGAGACGCTCATCTCGAATGGATCAACCTTGTCGACAAAATGGCAACTGACGAAGAAATATTG AATGCTCGTGGTAAAGTAAATGAtttagataaaataagaaaaatgtatgcCGCCATCCTTCCAGATAAagttttaaacgaaaataatacgaatttattattgCGAAGCGTAAATGACGGCGATGAACTTCTCGAATTGAAAAgtggaaattattataatttcacaAACGTCGGCGATATATATGTCATACGAATCGTTCGATTTCAATGCAATTGCGATGGTCTTTGTCACATAGACGAATTATGCGATGATAAAGAATGTCTTTCTAATCGAACAGCGTCAATTAACGAAgagataaatttatctttttgtgGTAAAATTGATGGACCGAAAAATTCATGA
- the LOC124954791 gene encoding GATA zinc finger domain-containing protein 14-like, with translation MENSFRIIYAFSIIFIRFPLYYLHPLENTSVTYDIKNLCDNPIKDFFRNESKYKTNCSVNYSKEINQLKVTETNIEIFVCLRTYEIINKTCTIGKQKELVNIIHDKKKLDLMIQNLTETNFNDLDMNNHCLSLSEFLPTNTELQSPLETLRESLNDTFVCKKVCFDLYKKMIPLCAILELINKIDKEIVNHIKMNYINVKVDAINENISSLKKTKENQINHRNQSSLHQDETTNNVKTVKPLKKGIEMKTILSNNSSNISNISMNNVNDNDTNNNGNLKYMSDQQNKGVKSKSNVNEVNLQSISASTNVYNQELYKTPSQLDDIDKKQSININNSQEPPPNIEKADPKSKKEDKIDLEVKSENPEINSSLQNKQSDTKTTVPSNNTPIIENVESSTQINDEQQSNLPDSTDQSINEDNLSDKTRTQKGNYSNIKNDDESHFLTYFAIISLGFIAGYIGYHNKQKILAIVLEGRRSKNNRGRRRPSTANYRKLDCTLEEAVTSQCNANVTHVMY, from the exons atggAAAACAgttttcgtataatttatgccttttccattattttcattcgatttccATTGTATTATCTTCATCCATTAGAAAATACTTCCGTTACGTACGATATCAAAAATCTCTGTGATAATCCCATCaaagatttctttcgaaatgaatcgaaatataaaacaaattgttCGGTGAATTAttcaaaggaaataaatcaattaaaagttACAGAGactaatatagaaatatttgtatgTTTGAGAacatatgaaattataaataaaacctGTACAattggaaaacaaaaagaattggTCAATATAATTCatgataagaagaaattagATTTGATGATTCAAAATTTAACCGAGACTAACTTCAATGATTTGGATATGAATAATCATTGTTTAAGTTTATCAGAATTTTTACCTACAAATACAGAATTACAATCTCCGTTGGAAACATTGAGAGAATCATTAAATGATACTTTCGTATGTAAAAAGGTATGTTTCGATTTGTATAAGAAAATGATACCATTATGTGCAATATTGGAATTGATCAATAAAATAGACAAAGAGATtgtaaatcatataaaaatgaattatattaatgtgaAAGTAGATgcaatcaatgaaaatattagtagtttaaaaaaaactaaagaaaatcaaataaatcataGAAATCAATCAAGTTTACATCAAGATGAAACGACTAATAATGTGAAAACTGTCAAACcattgaaaaaaggaatagaaatgaaaacaattttgaGCAATAATAGctctaatatttctaatatatctatgaataatgtaaatgataatgatacaaataataatgggAATCTTAAATACATGAGTGATCAACAGAACAAAGGTGTAAAATCTAAATCAAATGTCAATGAGGTAAATTTACAATCAATATCTGCTTCTACGAATGTTTATAATCAAGAGTTATATAAGACACCATCCCAATTAGACGATATTGATAAGAAACaatcaattaatatcaataatagcCAAGAACCACCTCCAAATATTGAAAAAGCTGAtccaaaaagtaaaaaggaagataaaatagatttagAGGTAAAATCAGAAAATCCTGAAATAAATTCATCTTTACAAAATAAACAATCAGATACTAAAACCACTGTACCATCCAATAATACACCAATCATTGAAAATGTTGAAAGTTCTACTCAAATAAACGATGAACAGCAATCCA atctaCCAGATAGTACAGATCAGTCTATTAATGAAG ataatCTAAGTGATAAAACTAGAACtcaaaaaggaaattattccAATATTAAGAATGATGATGAATCACATTTCCTTACTTATTTTGCCATTATATCACTTGGTTTTATCGCTGGTTACATTGGATATCATAATAAGCAAAAG ATATTGGCGATAGTATTAGAAGGACGTAGGTCAAAAAATAATCGAGGTAGACGACGCCCTAGTACTGCAAATTATCGTAAACTTGATTGCACATTAGAAGAAGCAGTTACCTCACAGTGTAATGCAAATGTTACTCATGTTatgtattaa